In Carassius carassius chromosome 5, fCarCar2.1, whole genome shotgun sequence, one genomic interval encodes:
- the drd7 gene encoding dopamine receptor D7: MVNQTEGYVSELITRSTTACLLFIFVLSTFLGNALVCTAVVRFRHLRSKVAYVFVVSLAVSDLLVASLVMPWKAAAEIVGFWPFGSFCEVWIAFDIMCSTASILNLCIISVDRYWAIAIPLSYEQKMTRRVAYVMIGVAWALSVLISFIPVQLSWHKSLRHKEDLGEMAEKCDASLNRTYAITSSLISFYIPVSIMIVTYTRIFLIAQKQIRRISMQECTIKHVQSCQSCSKAPEEKLKSSFKRETKVLKTLSMIMGVFVCCWLPFFILNCMVPFCDPGLHNAGQIPCVNKTTFDVFVWCGWANSTLNPVVYAFNAEFRKAFSSLLGCGKLCSRNTVQTVDFSNELVSYHRDSTNLRDAHLFGHPCLHPHAVREESDKDVHFDTVSQMAEVPYEAECNFVYGERPPMIRHGETELSLDKILPFTKDELVSLVAHNESESPSISGIL, from the coding sequence ATGGTAAACCAGACGGAAGGTTATGTCTCAGAGCTAATAACTCGCTCCACGACTGCTTGTCTGCTTTTCATTTTTGTGCTCTCCACCTTTCTAGGGAATGCTCTGGTGTGCACCGCAGTGGTACGGTTTCGTCATCTGCGCTCCAAAGTGGCGTACGTGTTTGTAGTGTCTTTGGCCGTCTCCGATCTCTTAGTTGCCTCTCTTGTAATGCCATGGAAGGCAGCTGCAGAGATTGTGGGTTTCTGGCCATTCGGCAGTTTCTGTGAAGTATGGATAGCCTTTGACATCATGTGCTCTACCGCCTCCATTCTTAACCTGTGCATCATAAGTGTGGATCGTTACTGGGCTATTGCTATCCCACTGAGCTACGAGCAGAAAATGACAAGAAGAGTGGCATATGTCATGATTGGAGTGGCATGGGCACTCTCAGTTCTGATCTCATTCATTCCTGTGCAGCTGAGTTGGCATAAGAGTCTCCGCCATAAAGAAGACCTGGGAGAAATGGCTGAGAAATGCGATGCCAGTTTAAACCGCACTTATGCCATCACTTCATCTCTAATCAGCTTCTACATCCCTGTCTCCATAATGATTGTCACTTACACTCGCATCTTCCTCATAGCGCAAAAGCAGATCCGAAGGATATCAATGCAAGAGTGCACCATTAAGCATGTTCAGTCCTGCCAGAGCTGCAGTAAAGCACCTGAAGAGAAGTTAAAAAGCTCATTTAAGAGGGAAACCAAAGTCCTGAAAACCCTGTCGATGATCATGGGTGTGTTCGTCTGCTGTTGGCTCCCTTTCTTCATTCTCAACTGCATGGTGCCGTTTTGTGACCCTGGCCTCCACAACGCCGGGCAGATCCCATGTGTCAATAAGACAACTTTCGATGTGTTTGTGTGGTGTGGGTGGGCGAACTCTACCTTGAATCCTgttgtttatgcatttaatgcAGAATTCCGCAAAGCGTTCTCAAGCCTCTTGGGATGCGGGAAGCTGTGCTCTCGGAATACGGTTCAAACGGTTGACTTCAGTAATGAGCTGGTGTCTTACCATCGTGACTCCACAAACCTTCGAGATGCTCACCTCTTTGGTCACCCCTGTCTGCATCCGCACGCTGTCAGGGAGGAAAGTGATAAAGACGTGCACTTTGATACAGTGTCACAGATGGCTGAAGTCCCTTATGAGGCTGAATGCAACTTTGTATATGGGGAAAGGCCTCCTATGATAAGGCATGGAGAAACAGAACTATCATTGGATAAAATCCTACCATTTACAAAAGATGAGTTAGTGTCTCTTGTGGCTCATAATGAAAGCGAATCTCCAAGTATCTCTGGAATATTGTAA
- the LOC132141390 gene encoding histone H1-like, with the protein MAETAPAPAAAPAKAPKKKAAKAKKPGPSVSDLILKTVAASNERKGVSLAALKKALAGGGYDVEKNNSRVKIALKSLVKKGALVQTKGTGASGSFKVSKKTAAKKPVKKVVAKPKKPAVKKAAAKAAKPKKAAVKKPAPKKSPKKVKKAAAPKKAVKSPKKVKKPAVKKVAKSPKKVKAVKPKTVKAKAAKPKAAKAKKTAAKKK; encoded by the coding sequence ATGGCAGAAACTGCTCCTGCTCCCGCGGCTGCTCCGGCTAAAGCCCCGAAGAAGAAGGCGGCAAAGGCGAAGAAGCCTGGACCAAGCGTGTCCGACCTTATCTTGAAGACGGTCGCCGCTTCCAACGAGCGCAAAGGAGTTTCCCTGGCGGCTCTGAAGAAGGCTTTGGCAGGTGGTGGATATGACGTTGAGAAAAACAACTCTCGCGTCAAGATTGCTTTGAAATCTCTGGTGAAAAAGGGGGCGCTTGTTCAAACTAAAGGCACCGGAGCGTCCGGATCTTTCAAGGTGAGCAAGAAAACAGCCGCCAAGAAGCCCGTCAAGAAAGTTGTGGCGAAACCGAAGAAACCAGCCGTGAAGAAGGCGGCGGCCAAGGCGGCGAAGCCCAAGAAGGCAGCAGTAAAGAAACCTGCCCCGAAGAAGTCTCCTAAGAAAGTAAAGAAAGCGGCTGCGCCCAAGAAAGCCGTCAAAAGCCCCAAGAAAGTGAAGAAACCGGCAGTGAAGAAAGTTGCAAAGAGTCCTAAGAAGGTCAAAGCAGTGAAGCCTAAAACAGTGAAGGCTAAAGCCGCAAAGCCCAAGGCTGCCAAAGCGAAGAAGACGGCTGCTAAGAAGAAGTAA
- the LOC132140511 gene encoding histone H4 yields MSGRGKGGKGLGKGGAKRHRKVLRDNIQGITKPAIRRLARRGGVKRISGLIYEETRGVLKVFLENVIRDAVTYTEHAKRKTVTAMDVVYALKRQGRTLYGFGG; encoded by the coding sequence ATGTCTGGTCGAGGAAAAGGCGGTAAGGGGCTTGGGAAAGGTGGTGCAAAACGTCACCGCAAAGTTTTGAGAGATAACATTCAAGGAATCACAAAGCCAGCTATTCGCCGTTTAGCGCGTCGTGGTGGTGTGAAACGTATTTCTGGTCTGATCTATGAAGAGACGCGAGGTGTATTAAAAGTGTTTCTTGAAAATGTCATTCGCGACGCTGTGACCTACACCGAGCACGCCAAGCGCAAGACTGTGACTGCTATGGACGTAGTGTACGCTCTGAAGCGCCAAGGCCGTACGCTGTATGGGTTTGGCGGTTAA
- the LOC132140440 gene encoding lysosomal membrane ascorbate-dependent ferrireductase CYB561A3-like has product MRGIVTFYLTYLLCLMLGITCVALVAYWNYSYRGGFAWDGSIKQFNWHPVFMVIGMVVLYGNAAIVYRIPLTWGHNKLPWKLLHAGLLLLSFVLSVIGLCAVFEYHNANHTANLYSLHSWVGICTTALFAAQWVMGFTAFLLPCTPMTARALVKPAHVWMGGIILVLGIVSCISGINEKLFFALKGITNGTLPYSALPPEAITANALGVIIVAFGLVVLKILSNQTWQRPEPGYEEGVYQPLGYDGS; this is encoded by the exons ATGAGAGGAATCGTTACATTTTACCTGACCTATCTGCTGTGCCTGATGTTGGGGATCACCTGTGTGGCATTAGTAGCTTACTGGAATTACAGCTATAGAGGTGGATTTGCATGGGACGGCTCAATCAAGCAGTTTAACTGGCACCCAGTCTTCATGGTCATTGGCATGGTGGTGCTTTATGGGAATG CGGCTATAGTGTACCGTATTCCTCTTACGTGGGGTCACAATAAGCTCCCATGGAAGCTGTTACATGCTGGGCTTCTGCTCCTTTCTTTTGTTCTGTCTGTTATCGGGCTTTGTGCAGTGTTCGAATACCACAACGCAAACCACACAGCGAATCTCTATTCCCTCCACAGCTGGGTGGGGATTTGTACCACTGCACTTTTTGCTGCACAG TGGGTCATGGGTTTTACCGCGTTTCTCTTACCTTGTACTCCAATGACGGCTCGTGCTCTTGTAAAGCCAGCTCATGTTTGGATGGGAGGAATCATCTTGGTACTAGGCATTGTGTCCTGCATCTCAGGGATCAacgaaaaacttttttttgcacT AAAAGGAATCACCAATGGGACGCTGCCTTATTCTGCATTACCACCAGAGGCAATAACTGCAAATGCATTGGGAGTCATCATTGTAGCATTTGGATTGGTTGTTTTGAAAATCTTATCCAATCAGACATGGCAGCGTCCTGAGCCAGGCTATGAAGAGGGAGTTTACCAG CCACTGGGGTATGATGGAAGCTGA
- the hdr gene encoding hematopoietic death receptor isoform X2 — protein sequence MRYIRLVILLLLNAVHAAKIHLDLAWAQGSIKNRSSRDVSCREGFEYEHDNICCLNCPAGTYVKKACVAPSEKGVCEPCEFDKYTEHDNGLRKCLSCTKCRIDQETKEKCTNTQNTQCKCKQGSFCLPDQACEVCKKCRRCREDEEVEKSCTDTSNTVCRKRSSSGNSKSVTLIVVVAFIAMLAFIVGIVYWTKSKSSKKAVTSRSPREMVRICMGDSEEVKEESQNAHNSKMDDDSQFQPFLEQNYVEREPIRRLVPLNGEESLKKSFDFFEEMDVHYHSRFFRFIGLSDNSIKSAESLFPEDRVYELLKIWMEKEGLKADFNSLIEALIYLDQKMSAENIITKAIINGYFKYEDE from the exons ATGAGATACATACGTTTGGTG ATTTTGTTGTTACTAAATGCCGTTCATGCTGCAAAAATTCACTTGGATCTGGCCTGGGCTCAAGGATCCATCAAGAACAGATCAAGCCGTGATGTTTCCTGCAGAGAGGGCTTCGAGTATGAACATGATAACATCTGCTGCCTGAACTGCCCTGCTG GAACATATGTGAAAAAGGCTTGTGTTGCTCCTTCAGAAAAAGGAGTGTGTGAGCCGTGTGAGTTTGACAAATACACTGAGCATGACAATGGACTGCGGAAGTGTTTATCATGCACCAAGTGCCGTATAG ATCAGGAAACCAAAGAGAAATGCACAAATACCCAGAACACGCAGTGCAAGTGCAAGCAGGGTTCATTTTGTTTACCTGACCAAGCATGTGAGGTGTGCAAGAAATGCAGAAG ATGCAGAGAGGATGAAGAGGTTGAAAAAAGCTGTACAGACACATCCAACACCGTTTGTAGAAAGAGAAGCTCTTCGGGCAACTCTAAATCAG TGACTCTCATTGTAGTTGTGGCATTCATTGCAATGCTTGCATTCATTGTGGGTATCGTGTACTGGACAAAGTCAAAATCAAGTAAAAAAGCAG TAACATCAAGAAGTCCAAGGGAAATGGTTAGGATCTGTATG GGTGACAGTGAGGAGGTGAAAGAGGAGAGCCAGAATGCCCACAACTCTAAGATGGATGATGACTCTCAGTTCCAGCCGTTCCTTGAGCAAAACTATGTG GAAAGAGAGCCAATAAGAAGACTTGTTCCTTTAAATG GAGAAGAATCATTGAAGAAAAGCTTTGATTTCTTTGAAGAAATGGACGTCCACTATCATAGCAGGTTTTTCAGGTTCATTGGACTGAGTGATAATTCAATCAAAAGTGCAGAGTCTCTCTTTCCGGAAGACAGAGTTTATGAACTGTTAAAAATCTGGATGGAAAAGGAGGGACTGAAGGCAGATTTCAACAGTCTAATTGAAGCATTGATCTATTTAGACCAAAAGATGTCTGCAGAAAATATCATTACAAAGGCAATTATTAATGGTTACTTTAAATATGAAGATGAGTGA
- the hdr gene encoding hematopoietic death receptor isoform X1, which produces MRYIRLVILLLLNAVHAAKIHLDLAWAQGSIKNRSSRDVSCREGFEYEHDNICCLNCPAGTYVKKACVAPSEKGVCEPCEFDKYTEHDNGLRKCLSCTKCRIDQETKEKCTNTQNTQCKCKQGSFCLPDQACEVCKKCRRCREDEEVEKSCTDTSNTVCRKRSSSGNSKSVTLIVVVAFIAMLAFIVGIVYWTKSKSSKKAVTSRSPREMVRICMGDSEEVKEESQNAHNSKMDDDSQFQPFLEQNYVVGTDIPASAETEKDKELGDSLPNTANSSQISLVMSTVPSDLQFCHTNQPPSSATLQPHTLEREPIRRLVPLNGEESLKKSFDFFEEMDVHYHSRFFRFIGLSDNSIKSAESLFPEDRVYELLKIWMEKEGLKADFNSLIEALIYLDQKMSAENIITKAIINGYFKYEDE; this is translated from the exons ATGAGATACATACGTTTGGTG ATTTTGTTGTTACTAAATGCCGTTCATGCTGCAAAAATTCACTTGGATCTGGCCTGGGCTCAAGGATCCATCAAGAACAGATCAAGCCGTGATGTTTCCTGCAGAGAGGGCTTCGAGTATGAACATGATAACATCTGCTGCCTGAACTGCCCTGCTG GAACATATGTGAAAAAGGCTTGTGTTGCTCCTTCAGAAAAAGGAGTGTGTGAGCCGTGTGAGTTTGACAAATACACTGAGCATGACAATGGACTGCGGAAGTGTTTATCATGCACCAAGTGCCGTATAG ATCAGGAAACCAAAGAGAAATGCACAAATACCCAGAACACGCAGTGCAAGTGCAAGCAGGGTTCATTTTGTTTACCTGACCAAGCATGTGAGGTGTGCAAGAAATGCAGAAG ATGCAGAGAGGATGAAGAGGTTGAAAAAAGCTGTACAGACACATCCAACACCGTTTGTAGAAAGAGAAGCTCTTCGGGCAACTCTAAATCAG TGACTCTCATTGTAGTTGTGGCATTCATTGCAATGCTTGCATTCATTGTGGGTATCGTGTACTGGACAAAGTCAAAATCAAGTAAAAAAGCAG TAACATCAAGAAGTCCAAGGGAAATGGTTAGGATCTGTATG GGTGACAGTGAGGAGGTGAAAGAGGAGAGCCAGAATGCCCACAACTCTAAGATGGATGATGACTCTCAGTTCCAGCCGTTCCTTGAGCAAAACTATGTGGTGGGTACCGACATTCCTGCTTCAGCGGAGACTGAGAAAGATAAGGAACTAGGGGACAGCCTCCCCAACACTGCCAACTCTTCACAAATTAGCCTGGTTATGTCTACTGTGCCTAGTGATCTCCAGTTCTGCCACACTAACCAGCCTCCAAGCTCTGCCACCCTGCAGCCTCACACTTTG GAAAGAGAGCCAATAAGAAGACTTGTTCCTTTAAATG GAGAAGAATCATTGAAGAAAAGCTTTGATTTCTTTGAAGAAATGGACGTCCACTATCATAGCAGGTTTTTCAGGTTCATTGGACTGAGTGATAATTCAATCAAAAGTGCAGAGTCTCTCTTTCCGGAAGACAGAGTTTATGAACTGTTAAAAATCTGGATGGAAAAGGAGGGACTGAAGGCAGATTTCAACAGTCTAATTGAAGCATTGATCTATTTAGACCAAAAGATGTCTGCAGAAAATATCATTACAAAGGCAATTATTAATGGTTACTTTAAATATGAAGATGAGTGA